The genomic DNA CCTCCGCACCCCTGGGTTTGGGGGCTTTAATGCTAGCAGCAGCCCAAAGGTAAGAAACTCATGATGCATGAAACTCAAACACTCACGCTTTAGATTTTATCTACACAAAACTCCTCGCCTACTATAAACAAATTCAAACCAGAGGGTATTTCATCAATTCAGTGTTGCTCAGCGCTGCTCACTTGCACTGTGtacagtgttggatgtgacatccagTGGCGCACACAGCACCGCTGAGCTGCTCCCTCTcttaatttgaaattcaggtttAATGCTgagttaaacaaacaaacactagtCTCATAAGTGACAcattatttaattgtgagttatAGCATCgtcttttaataaacacaagacaggtattaaaaaaaaccaaaccaaaagtATATGATCAGTAtgtgatcacatgcttcagttTTTAAATCATCTTAAACTTTTTCCtactttcaaaatgttcaaaccacagaaatttCTTAATCGTGTTCGTccttttattttcactgctcggtaacagatgacgtcacgtcctgttggtctcagcattagGTTCTAGTGGCTGCTTATTCATCGTAAAAACTGCAGCACATTCACCCTCACGTCTccaatcattaaatctgtgatcaatCTTGTGGATCTTATGAAGACGTGCccttaagctaaacactgtcagctcgCTTGGCTTAGCTGGGGAGttccaagctgagaagagtttgatgaaatagGAAAAGCCACCTTGGTCACGGACGGCTTGagtaaaccaggtttaaaccgtaGACCTGGCTCCATTAAGAACACcatgatgaaataccccccacAACTTCAAGTTCAATGAATAACTGCttatagggctgggcaatatatagaAGATATCTCATTTTGTactaaaatacttgttttaggagtggctgctttagctacttctcagaacagcctGAAAATCTgaattagatggatttctgattgCGTCTTAACCAAGATCTTTCCCTAAACAAGCTACAATACAGAACTCACATGtactgtcccttataggagaaaagtccaaaagtggcacatattatgcagctgtttgttcataaatgtcCTAGTCCCATTGagtattttttcctccttttgtgtatttttgttgttcttttgtgttttttttgtgctaatTTTGGATGTCTTactgagttgttttgtgtattttttggtatgtatgttgtcccattgtgtatttattctttttgtgccattttgtgtatttttgttgttcttttgtgtatttctccatttatttgtacatttctgtagGTTTTTTGTTGCGCCATTGTGcattttctttatctttatgttgtcatttgtcTTGTTCTCTTTGTgcatttactgtaattttggGGTTGCTAATATTTGCCCATATTTGTGATACACGCAcaagttgttgtgttttttttttttttttttttttttaaaccaatctgAAAGCCCGTGgtgttattttagcctgtgtggcTTTTTGCATCTGCAAATGTAACcccaaattgtctttctggtgagactattttaataaaaaatgatcgacatttatatcgtatatcgcattttgagaaaaaaaattaagatatgaattttggtttaTATCGCCCAGCCATATATGCGTAACACTATAATAAAATTTACATTCAAACAGACAGCAGCTCCCAGAGTTCATAAACAGTGCCTACCTGAAGCAGTAGCACGCAGATTGGAGGAGCTTGATGGCTTTGATGtcttaaaaacacaagataGGTTAGATTCTGATATACCTTTGTGAGCAAATGTGCAATAaactttaaaagacaaaaactagcaaataaaatgaatatgccAAATAACTCTTACCGCTGGAGGTATTTTCGGGATATCAAGCTTTCTTAAAGATTCGGCTTGTGCTCGCAGCCTGGTCATGGGCAGGCCTGATGGCGGTCCTGCTATTGCAGATGTTAGTTTGGGTTTTAGCAGCTGGGATGTAGCTCTGGGAGCAAGGAAAAGGCTTTTGGACACGGGCAGTTTGAAGAAGGTTTTAGGGACACAGACGAGGTTTGTCGGGATGTCTGAAGAAGACGCCGAAGCAACTGGTTTATTATCAACATCTTCGTAAAGTTTCCTCTGGGCTTCTAGGTTCTGGTTCACCTCACCCTTAACATTTAGGTTGAACATTTTCTGGTTGGGCATAGGTGTAGATGTCAACAGAGACGCCTCCTTTAAATCTAAAGAGTCTTCCAGATTAAACGTTCTTGCTTTGTTGAAGTCATTGATGGCATTTTGTCGGTTTAaggaatccaaaaacacatctGATTGTGAATGATTCAGACTCTCACGTTTCTCAGCTTCAAATGTTCCCTTTAATACACTTTTACCTTCAAATGTGTCCTCTGAAGTTTTGCCGATGTTGTTGGCATTAGGATCTTTGATAGCTTTTGCAGTTTCATTACTTTGAAGAAGAGGTGTGGCGTCTTCAAAGCTGTAGGTGACGTTGCAAGCTTTAGAAGACGACTTGTCCACAGTGTTTGGTTGACTAGAAGTAATATTGGCATTTTCTTTAGTAGGTGTACATTCACAGGTGTTGTTCTTCATGTTAAAGGTTTCCCCGATAACTGGGTTCCTACTGGATTTCTGACTACCCGAGGAGTTTAAATGCATGACCGGGGAGGTTTCAGATGCAAATGAACTTGTTTTCTCACTCATTGGCTTGGAACTGTTTTCAATAACTGGCGTCAGATGTAGAGTCTGATTCTGGATTGATTCAGTGGTGTTTAATGTTGTGGGTGGATCGTGCCTAGATGGCTGTTCAGGGGTAAATATGACATGTGCAGATCCAAATTTGTTAGACACCCTCATGGCTAGATTTGTGCAACAGCCGCTATGCAAGTCTTGCTCGTCAGATTCCAGAGAAGAAGTCTTCATTTGTTCACAGTGTGGCTCAGTGACCTTTGAACTACAATCTATATCAGAGTTGGAGGACAGGGTAGATATGTTGCTACAGGAGCTGATGTCAGGAATAACACTAGCAGGTTGGCGATCAGATGCGTCTTCGGCTGATGTTTGGAGTTTGTCCATGGTCTGTTCCATGGGCTTCAGTGACGATTGACTTTTCTCCAAAACACTTGACGTCTCTTCAAAAGACACTTTCATTGCTCCATTGAGCTCTGACAAAGGCTGGCTGCTTTCCACACAATCAGGAATGATCAGATCCTTTGTAATATCCATTGGAGACATTTGACTAGTCAGTGAGAGCTCAGAATCTTGTCCAACATCTAAGCTTTTTACATCCAACAAGGAATTCTTTTCAACTGGTTTTGACATCTctaaattaatttcattacaatttattttggcGCTCGAGGAGCTCGTTTCAGACAAAGAAGCGTCTTTACTTCCAGAGCATTCATAGTCGAACGTGTCATTTCGGAGGGGAATGTGTGACGCCACATCCCCTGCATCAACACTTTCACAGGGTTTCTTAACTGCATCCTTCGTAAGTGACAAGCTTCCTGCCGACCCACTGGTATTCTTGCGTAGTGAACTAGCTTCTCCCATAGCCTCGCTTTCCTCTTTGGCTATGGTTATATTCTTCAGGTTGGGAGTCTTTTCTTTAGCGTTTAATTGAGAGAATGAATCCAGCTGAGGAGGCAGGAGAGCAGGTAA from Gouania willdenowi chromosome 19, fGouWil2.1, whole genome shotgun sequence includes the following:
- the LOC114481637 gene encoding uncharacterized protein LOC114481637 isoform X1 translates to MSNETSAQASVVQEDPDESSENIPPGVAGFCGPKGKKHLTPSALKDLRNRMLFSSGAGALNNSEYWIENETLPEVSSLLDDTWDDSVLALRNDSALPESPSTSHTSAFRTSLTPRFKVFNLAKKHPTPSALKDLMNTMVFSCGAGGSDAPEFWLNNETLPKVSFLDDTSDVSMVMNDSTLPDNAPSTPLTDKNMNATLPALLPPQLDSFSQLNAKEKTPNLKNITIAKEESEAMGEASSLRKNTSGSAGSLSLTKDAVKKPCESVDAGDVASHIPLRNDTFDYECSGSKDASLSETSSSSAKINCNEINLEMSKPVEKNSLLDVKSLDVGQDSELSLTSQMSPMDITKDLIIPDCVESSQPLSELNGAMKVSFEETSSVLEKSQSSLKPMEQTMDKLQTSAEDASDRQPASVIPDISSCSNISTLSSNSDIDCSSKVTEPHCEQMKTSSLESDEQDLHSGCCTNLAMRVSNKFGSAHVIFTPEQPSRHDPPTTLNTTESIQNQTLHLTPVIENSSKPMSEKTSSFASETSPVMHLNSSGSQKSSRNPVIGETFNMKNNTCECTPTKENANITSSQPNTVDKSSSKACNVTYSFEDATPLLQSNETAKAIKDPNANNIGKTSEDTFEGKSVLKGTFEAEKRESLNHSQSDVFLDSLNRQNAINDFNKARTFNLEDSLDLKEASLLTSTPMPNQKMFNLNVKGEVNQNLEAQRKLYEDVDNKPVASASSSDIPTNLVCVPKTFFKLPVSKSLFLAPRATSQLLKPKLTSAIAGPPSGLPMTRLRAQAESLRKLDIPKIPPATSKPSSSSNLRATASALKPPNPGVRRLQASAIPSGITKVTAGLKPPLTRSYAQTSSSADKPVGLAATIPATKTSLSKKHPLTRGDAFPSKRMKTDAEASTAVLHTKNLKRPTISQRTVKAQRDDAAVLTAAAEPLKSSDTGSKTRILKQPLNVHRALLPKAPGHGCANCVSLLKENKRLREELLEYRKQEEEEKASF
- the LOC114481637 gene encoding uncharacterized protein LOC114481637 isoform X2, with the translated sequence MSNETSAQASVVQEDPDESSENIPPGVAGFCGPKGKKHLTPSALKDLRNRMLFSSGAGALNNSEYWIENETLPEVSSLLDDTWDDSVLALRNDSALPESPSTSHTSAFRTSLTPRFKVFNLAKKHPTPSALKDLMNTMVFSCGAGGSDAPEFWLNNETLPKVSFLDDTSDVSMVMNDSTLPDNAPSTPLTDKNMNATLPALLPPQLDSFSQLNAKEKTPNLKNITIAKEESEAMGEASSLRKNTSGSAGSLSLTKDAVKKPCESVDAGDVASHIPLRNDTFDYECSGSKDASLSETSSSSAKINCNEINLEMSKPVEKNSLLDVKSLDVGQDSELSLTSQMSPMDITKDLIIPDCVESSQPLSELNGAMKVSFEETSSVLEKSQSSLKPMEQTMDKLQTSAEDASDRQPASVIPDISSCSNISTLSSNSDIDCSSKVTEPHCEQMKTSSLESDEQDLHSGCCTNLAMRVSNKFGSAHVIFTPEQPSRHDPPTTLNTTESIQNQTLHLTPVIENSSKPMSEKTSSFASETSPVMHLNSSGSQKSSRNPVIGETFNMKNNTCECTPTKENANITSSQPNTVDKSSSKACNVTYSFEDATPLLQSNETAKAIKDPNANNIGKTSEDTFEGKSVLKGTFEAEKRESLNHSQSDVFLDSLNRQNAINDFNKARTFNLEDSLDLKEASLLTSTPMPNQKMFNLNVKGEVNQNLEAQRKLYEDVDNKPVASASSSDIPTNLVCVPKTFFKLPVSKSLFLAPRATSQLLKPKLTSAIAGPPSGLPMTRLRAQAESLRKLDIPKIPPATSKPSSSSNLRATASATIPATKTSLSKKHPLTRGDAFPSKRMKTDAEASTAVLHTKNLKRPTISQRTVKAQRDDAAVLTAAAEPLKSSDTGSKTRILKQPLNVHRALLPKAPGHGCANCVSLLKENKRLREELLEYRKQEEEEKASF